A genomic window from Pirellulales bacterium includes:
- a CDS encoding glycosyltransferase family 39 protein gives MSLATAPVESCPRAVDEYRSATSQRNVQSPRAWRLFVLLNVVALLGTALWFRVWELGHLPGINGDEAEYAVRAVRLLQGEPIVWHTPTGNVVNPFFFFPQVAIHAIWPPSFVTLRLIAVVSGLTALVLNYLLCRRLLGDTAAWISTSILAVLPIDIAYSRFAWDTCQTLAASTLVVYPALLMLAEPARRWRWFALACVGYGAAYLVHPTNVFLGGFLVAVPLVERRHEWQARVRSFGPWKTGFAAIGVVLLAAFASWFGRTVLSIGRIDATSPAGLGEFARNYGRLFQGTTIYRYIAGSHGAETITSPAWPYDFGWLDGLTLALFAGSAVLVGLELRRKNDAADWGLLAGWLATTGGFLLVAGPEAIRPHWERYGLCLLLPGVLLVTRASALLLRPGRSGRLATVALLALAWLMLADFHASYFHFMHQTGGESQQTFRTAAVEPKQAVLDRILTRHQSGAPAQIVAGEWWNYWPLAYLASDDREISVVWEADDNRPSDERWYVDFADSEAHLQHRRELADRWEDVVESSVLDYAGRPILVLLERGRMATGAARDTSSPGASP, from the coding sequence ATGTCGCTTGCCACCGCTCCGGTCGAATCGTGCCCTCGAGCGGTAGACGAATACCGCTCGGCCACGTCGCAGCGCAACGTACAAAGCCCGCGCGCTTGGCGCCTGTTCGTGCTGCTGAACGTCGTGGCGCTGCTGGGCACTGCACTGTGGTTTCGAGTTTGGGAATTGGGACACCTGCCGGGCATCAACGGCGATGAAGCCGAGTACGCGGTGAGGGCTGTGCGGCTTCTGCAGGGTGAGCCGATCGTGTGGCATACGCCCACGGGCAACGTCGTGAACCCATTTTTCTTCTTTCCACAAGTCGCGATTCACGCCATCTGGCCTCCTTCGTTCGTGACCTTGCGCCTGATCGCCGTGGTCAGTGGACTGACGGCGCTGGTGCTGAACTACCTGCTGTGCCGTCGTCTACTCGGCGATACCGCTGCCTGGATTTCGACCTCGATCCTGGCCGTACTACCGATCGATATCGCCTATAGCCGATTCGCCTGGGACACCTGCCAGACCCTGGCCGCGAGCACGCTGGTTGTGTATCCCGCCCTGCTGATGCTGGCCGAGCCCGCACGTCGCTGGCGTTGGTTCGCCCTTGCCTGCGTGGGCTATGGCGCCGCCTACCTGGTCCATCCCACGAACGTCTTCCTGGGGGGCTTCTTGGTGGCGGTGCCGCTCGTCGAGCGCCGGCACGAGTGGCAGGCGCGCGTGCGGTCATTCGGCCCGTGGAAAACCGGCTTCGCCGCGATCGGCGTCGTATTGCTGGCGGCGTTTGCCTCCTGGTTCGGTCGTACGGTGCTGAGCATCGGCCGCATCGACGCCACGAGTCCCGCGGGTCTAGGCGAATTCGCCCGGAACTACGGACGTCTGTTTCAAGGGACCACGATCTATCGCTACATCGCCGGGTCGCACGGTGCGGAGACCATCACCAGTCCCGCGTGGCCGTACGATTTTGGCTGGCTGGACGGGCTGACGCTCGCCTTGTTCGCGGGGTCCGCCGTGCTGGTAGGGCTCGAATTGCGTCGCAAGAACGACGCCGCCGACTGGGGTTTGCTCGCGGGCTGGCTCGCGACGACGGGCGGGTTTCTGCTGGTGGCGGGGCCCGAGGCGATTCGCCCTCACTGGGAACGCTACGGCCTGTGCCTGCTCTTGCCGGGGGTGTTGCTCGTTACGCGGGCCAGCGCTTTGCTGCTGCGACCGGGCCGCTCGGGAAGACTTGCCACGGTCGCTCTCCTCGCGCTCGCCTGGCTGATGCTGGCCGATTTCCACGCCAGCTATTTCCATTTCATGCACCAGACCGGTGGAGAATCGCAGCAGACGTTCCGCACGGCGGCCGTGGAGCCGAAGCAGGCCGTGCTCGATCGGATCCTGACGCGGCACCAGAGCGGCGCGCCGGCGCAGATCGTCGCCGGCGAGTGGTGGAACTACTGGCCGCTCGCCTATCTCGCGTCGGACGATCGCGAGATCTCGGTCGTCTGGGAAGCCGATGACAACCGGCCATCCGACGAACGCTGGTACGTCGATTTCGCCGACAGCGAGGCGCACCTGCAGCACCGGCGCGAGCTCGCCGATCGCTGGGAGGACGTGGTCGAATCGTCGGTGCTCGATTACGCGGGACGGCCGATTCTGGTGCTGCTCGAGCGCGGCCGCATGGCAACGGGCGCGGCGCGGGACACTTCGTCGCCGGGGGCATCGCCCTAA